The window acagaTTAGTTTTGTtcgtgtatattacattactttATATAgatgattattttcattttctttaaccATTTAATCTTAAAATTTATTCCAAACATCTTACAGATTTCTTAATCATTTTATACCTTCTTTTTGTATCACTTTACCTAATGGTTTTCGAACAATTTATCGAGGCTTTGTTCCGAATGAGGAAGTCACCGACAGACGATACTTGATAGTTTATTATTACTTGAGCGGTATTGTCTTGCCCATAAAGGCAGCCGAGTAATTTCCTCTTCCTGGATCGTCGAAGATGACTCGATCGTTGACGATCCACTGACTGTAACGTATTTCCGAGAGAAGTTGAAAGCCCACGCTCTGTGCCTTCGATTGACTCATGCCGCAAGTGAAAATACCTCCGATCGCTGGCATTTTTAACGCGACTGCTGCTTGCACGCAACCGTTCAGAAGTGCAACTTCAACTCCTCTCTGTTGATAAGACGGGTGCACGTAGAGAATGTAAATAGTGACGTACTCCTTCTGAGCGAATTGCTTGTGCGGATTTGTTTGTTGGATCAAGGTGTTCCTCAAGTGCATAATCTTCTTGAGACTTTCGCCATGCAGGTCCTGGAAAATCAGTCTTTGCTCAACGACGAGAAATTCTTCTGTCGTTTAATCGCCTGGAAGCTTATTTTACAAAGCTTCTATCGATCAAAGCACGTTTGAATGGCGTTAGACTAGAACCAGTTTCCTGCTAGTTTACTACTACTATCATAAAGAAGGTTTTCATAACGATCAGCCAGTttgtattaaaatcattaaCAAAAGAGTtgtgtttatttttctaattttacaatttaaaaaatcaagGAGGAGGCTTGTTTAGCCTACcagttagaaaatattgaaaatgttacaaaatttcTCGAgctattaaacaattatttatacGTTCAACTTTCTCTCGTTCAATTGCTCTCGTTTTACCTTTCGAATTCAATCACGATCATACCTGCACGCGATTATAAGTGTTCGTTTTATCTGCCTCGTTGTCGATCCTCATGACTGCGACACCGACCACGCGACCGGATATCAGGCTAGTGGCGATCAGGCTCGTGGTGTCCTTTATCCACGTATGCACAAGCTCCAGGTATTCCTTTACGGATGGCTGGTCCTGCAGGAACGAGGACGCCTTGCACATTGGTTCCTCGCGAAAGAAATGACGCTGAGAAAAATATCGAACGGCTCGAATTACAATCTCCATTGTTGCGTTCTGCAAGCACTGAGATCTAGAGTACTGATTAAACGCTGGTGCTATGCACTGGTAGGTTTCGTGGCTAAACTTTGATCAAACGTAACACTTCGTTGTACAGTGGTTCCCTTAGGTCGATTATCTTGCAATTCGCCGTTGATTCCCATTCGAGGGGAGCCAGCATTCGCGCTTCCATCTCGACCGCACGATCGTCTTCGTTGAAGTCCATTTTGATGATAAATAGAAATTCGAAGAAGGGTCTTTTTCCAAAAAAGAGAACAATgccatagaaaattaaaaaaataaatatatgtgtATCCTGAATATGTCTTTAAAAAAAATCGAGTCGCATTTCGATCGAAAGTAACTTCACGAGTCTTACGAGTTCGGCAGAGAAATTTATGTgatttcattcaaaattattaatgataaaTTCATGGTGAAATATTTGTCGACAGTCTATTGAAATATacgagaaaatgaataattcgaATCACAATACGGGGCGTAAGAAAAGCTCGATCAAGCACTctgatttatttgttttaaGTCAACAAATAGTGGATATCAGGAgacaacgattgtatcagaattACAGAAGTGCGGATGCCACTGtggtgtgggaacgaatatcccATAGTTATCGAATCGTCGACCTTCAATTGGACAGATTTATCCAATCTTTACGCTTTGTTCTAGTACATCGTTGATCGAAGTACAGTTTATTAGCGTATAAAAGACTCTCGCTCAGGAAACGTATACTCATTCTGTTATTTTCAATACTTTGACGACTAATGTCACGTAGCATACTCAATTTGAGATCTGGCAATGGCTCGTAAACACTTcctttctaaaattctgaaatcgaagatattaatttcattaaatatgcggtcgtcaaagtgttaatattccAAACGACCGATCTCGTTACACGAAAGTATTCTTACacgaaaatatcgtagaagatttTTTCATTAACTGCATATTTATGCATATTAGGTTACATAAACTGATTAGTCTACATTCTCTATCACTTTGTATTTAACGCCTGACATAAAAGTacattttctttcataaaaCCGATAGAATATCTTTAACTTATGTAAGGAGACTTAATGATAGCTTGACTCGTGGAATAATGATTCTACGGGAAGTATTTACCAATCATCGTGTACATTTTAGGTCCATTATTGTCAAACTGAGCCACTGGCTCAAGTTGTGGGTTTGTACGACGATGGTGTATCAATGAGATCCCTTCTCCATCAGATTTTCGATAAAATGTCTGAAAATTTGAGCTTTTGCGCTCTTGAAGATGGAACTTGTGAACTCGTGGGTGTGCTCGTTGCCTCTATGTTCGATAAGACTCGATGCAAATTCGCATTAGAGGTATGATTCATTAAAAAACGTGGTTTTTTCCATATTGTAGAAACTATACAAGCAATCTTTGAATCTACAGTATCCTGGAGACGGACTTAGGCAAATAACGATAATGCGAGATTATGCCATTACCAAGGCAATGTTTTACGAAATTATGGGCGCGGAGAAACCGGTGCGTATTGACATTCTTTGCGTAAGGTCTGATCATCAGAGAAAAGGCATTGCTACCGCGTTGTTACGTTCCTGTCTTGCTCGAATCAGTGGTTTCGCGTCTGTTTGTGTCGGGGAATTCACTTCCGGTGCTTCTCAAACGATCGGTGTGTTACCATTCATTTTATCTtacgtataatataatatagtacagtaaaattaattttaaatttgttgaacaattattatagaaattttatacttttatgtTCACAGCTCAAAGATTACAGTTCGAGGTACTCTGCGAATTACCATATGAAAACATGGAGGCTGAAGGACACAGGTACCAAATTTTCAAAGATTGCTATCCTGAGAATTATTCCATCGCTTGTATGGCTGTGAAAATATTGCCACCACCACCACGATATCAGCCATCGATAAAGTCTGTCTCTCTGCATACACAGAAGCCGAAGAAGCGCAAGAAgaccaggaagaagaaatagctggt is drawn from Osmia lignaria lignaria isolate PbOS001 chromosome 14, iyOsmLign1, whole genome shotgun sequence and contains these coding sequences:
- the LOC117605750 gene encoding uncharacterized protein LOC117605750, giving the protein MNNSNHNTGRKKSSIKHSDLFVLSQQIVDIRRQRLYQNYRSADATVVWERISHSYRIVDLQLDRFIQSLRFVLVHYCQTEPLAQVVGLYDDGVSMRSLLHQIFDKMSENLSFCALEDGTCELVGVLVASMFDKTRCKFALEYPGDGLRQITIMRDYAITKAMFYEIMGAEKPVRIDILCVRSDHQRKGIATALLRSCLARISGFASVCVGEFTSGASQTIAQRLQFEVLCELPYENMEAEGHRYQIFKDCYPENYSIACMAVKILPPPPRYQPSIKSVSLHTQKPKKRKKTRKKK
- the LOC117605751 gene encoding uncharacterized protein LOC117605751, whose product is MDFNEDDRAVEMEARMLAPLEWESTANCKIIDLREPLYNEVLRLIKRHFFREEPMCKASSFLQDQPSVKEYLELVHTWIKDTTSLIATSLISGRVVGVAVMRIDNEADKTNTYNRVQDLHGESLKKIMHLRNTLIQQTNPHKQFAQKEYVTIYILYVHPSYQQRGVEVALLNGCVQAAVALKMPAIGGIFTCGMSQSKAQSVGFQLLSEIRYSQWIVNDRVIFDDPGRGNYSAAFMGKTIPLK